CGTCGCCGAGATCCACCCGCTACCGCGCTTGGTGTGTATCAATGGAAGGTAACAGATCTTTGGAGGGCGCGTGGCTATGGCTGTTCTACAGCTCAGAGCTTAATCAGACTCTGCTTTTGATTCCTACAaaatgttagagagagagagagagagagagagagagagagagagagagaatgaggaaATGGGATATTTTACGGTGTTCTCGGACACAGGGGGATTACCTTGTCCCTACGATCGTGGCGCTCGTTCGCTATATTGACGGGAGCATTGCTTTCGTAAGCTTGGAACCACAATCCGCGGTCATACAAGGCGACTTGATTGATTAACGGTCAATTTACCCTTGGGCAATTTCTACTGATCACCTCACCGTTTGAGAATGTTTATGTAAGAAGCACTTTTAGATAAAGTGCTTTTTAAGTTTTTGACGTTTTTGTTGGAAGTGCGTCCAACTTGTTGAAGTATTTCAACTGTGTCCATTATTGAAGAAGCGTTTAACAAtcgtaatttgttttgatgaaTTCTTAATAAAAAAGATAATGACAACTGTTTCTAGATTTCATAAGTATTTTTcgtcattttaaattttaaacaaatatgTGATTTGACCTTGTTTAAACTCATGCAATCAGAAAATTTCACCCCTTCAAATTAGACACAATTATTATATAGAATTACAAACGAATTTGATATGCAAATCTTTAGAATAAGAAAACCACTTGTATCTCCCTCGTCAATAAGACACCTTTAAATTTGAGGTTTTGTCAAACATAGTAACTATAGTAGTTTTGAAATGTAATTATTTTCCAGtccgaattttttttcaatttatttcttTATATACTTGCACTATTCTACATTTGTTCAGATGTGATTTTGTTGTTAACCTTAGTAGTCCAAATTTCATCAGAGTTTGCGATGCTACATGCAAATTATATTGGAAGCCAACACATTGTTCTAAAAAGCGATCTAGATGGCCACATAGAAGCTAAACAAGAACCTTGATTAGGGCCTAAGCATTTAGAGAAATCGATGAAGTATCTAGACGGCCATTAGGAGGCCGCTTAGATGGTCTAGGCAGCTCTAAGCAGCCATATCTGGTTGTTGTCActtttttttgtatgtttttaatattatataataaacatttaattaaaattaaaaacttcgTCTAGGTCTGTAGTTGTTAGATCCTTTCCTGTCATCATCTAACTAACGCCTACTTTTTTAAACCTTGGTTGCACATGTATGTCTCTCTATGACATGCATATAAGACCAACCCTTAGCTGGCAGTAATGCCATCATACTATTATGTCACTTTGCATTGAAAATTGGCGTATTATGTCACAACGGCATTTAGTCATCAttattaaaatgcatgcttaatctttgtatttatttatttttcttttaaataagcTTCAATTcaatcttaataaaaaaaatagaagaaaaaaaacattattattcatcgttattttttttttctttcttttatgcaattagaTACAAGAGAATTATGAGAGTCAATAGCCTTCAACAAAATCAATATTTGGTTGAGATTATAGTTTGCATAGATGGACAAAACGAATCCAACATCCGTGTATTTGGAGTCACATCACCATCATtctatggagtttaattgaatAATCAAATACACCGGTACCTTTATTAAGAatttggatcctcttcggatcttaGTGTCCAAACTTTAAATATCGAAAAATTCGAAGTCTTTGATTTGTGTAAGGTGGATCAGTAGAATGCGTTAATGGTTATAGCCGAATCCAACTTGAATGATCATGATTGCTTGGTTCTTAAGCTTTGGACAGTGAAATCCGGAACAGATGACTATCGCTTTATTAATCAAAAGTATTTCTAAAACATGTGACCTAAGTCTATgtgttttttaattatataaattatattataaatttgttgaacctaagaaaagaaaataatttatagcTTAGTTTGCTAGCATACTATTATTCAAGCATTCTATAAGACTAAAGTGGTTACTAATTTAGTTATAATGTGTTATGTAAAGTAATCAACATCCATTTGGAGTTTAACCACGATCAACCTTatagtgagtgagtgagtgagtgaaataatttaggttttgttttttagttttttgtttttgaagaaagGACGGCATATATTTCATTGAAGCCATGAAAAGGCTAATTAGTAAAAGGTACATGAACATCCTCCTCAAGAAAATCACATTATAAATGGAGGAGCATATAACCAAGTACAATCATTACCACAACGGAGAGCAAAATGAGCTAATCAATGAGCAACCGAGTTAGCTTGGCGACGGATGTGGGCAACACAAGCTTTAACAACCGCAGACAACGTGTGCTTTACATCTTCTATAATAGGTCCCATGTGCAACATATTAGTAGAAGAGTCCTGCAGCACCGAGACGATCTAAAGCAAATCACTCTCGAAGTCGATCATATCTAAGCCCCGTTCAATCGTAGTCTCAAGCCCAACTCTAATTGCCAGTGCCTCCACTTGGATAGGAGAGAAAACATCTATTTGGAGTTTAACCACGATCAACCTAatagtgagtgagtgagtgaaacATGGTACgtacaaattaaaaccaaaacaaTCATATCTTATTGTATACCTTTGTGAAATATGATACATAATGAATggaaaatgaaaacaattacGTGATTTTGTACCTCTGTAGTCAAAAttcaatataaaaataataatgttaaatttatttattttttctcatttttaagAAGAAGTTAGTTATTTTGACAGTAAAATGTTTATTTATTAACTATGAGTATTTCACAAATATAATTACTTGATATTGgggttttttttgggtaaataatATTGAGTAATTTTAAGTATTTAAATATAGAATTttagtaaaatttaaaaaaaggtTTAGCTTGATCTAAATGGGCTAGGTTGTCGGCCCATTCAACATTTGGGCTTagctttccttatttttttatatggGCTCGAGTCTTCATCTTTTATATCTCTATCTACTGCTGCTTCCAATTTGGCGCGCTCGTCAATTCTTCTGCCGTGGAAgttgagaagaagaaaaagaagtaaAAGAAGCAAGGCACGAGAGCGATTCGCAGAACGCAGCGTTACGATTGACGTGAGACTCGACGATGATCGATTCGGAGAATCGGAGCTCGAGGGGCAGATCAGGTACTCAATATTTGATTTGTCGTGCAATTGTCGACTGAGATTATGCTTTTGTGTGGACAAGAAACGAAAGAAACGGAGGACGAAACGCCTAGTGGCTAATCACGTGTTATAGTTAATTAGCTTATTAAATTGATGTCGGTGTAGAATTTGCTGTCTAAAATTCCTTTTACTCTGGACATGGATGGTGCCCCGCAGTGTGAAATGAGATCTACTCCGACGGACTTAGAGATTCAAACCATTCATTTTAAATCATGTAATCCTTATTAGTCCATTTCGTTAGCACACCTCACAAAAActaagagtataaatttctctttctttcttttcaacaGCCTAACAAGTTCTTGTGCTCTGGACACAGAAATCCGCAGCGGATCTCGACTCTTGCATTGCCACAATGGCGTGCCAATTCACTGCTCTGGCACACTGACCATTTTTAGCCACTCGCAGTATATCGAATGTATCATATGTACAAGTACAAGCAATGGGTTGTAGTTCGAGTGATTAATAGCGTTTATCGTATTGCAACCGAGGTAATACGTTTGAATTTATAGTTTCAAAAATTTTGTATTGGTAATGCGTGTTAATTTCCTGTAATCTAACAGTTTTCTTTAATGCATGACTAATCTTGCAGGATAGTTGCGGGATATCCGTCGGCATTGgataattttgtcataaaattaCTAACTTTAAGTTTGAAACACAACTTGGACACATGGGATTTGGCTGTTAAGTGATTTAGCTACTACtattgcatgcatgcatgtctaCAGTAACTAGGCTGAGATTGTCTTTAATTAAATCCTCGTGCTTTGattaattaaacctaaattataCATAAACAATTCTGTTATAGTCATTCATCTCATGCCATGTGAAAATTAGATGTTTTGCAATATTTATCGGTAATACGAATTGTTTGTATTATCCCTAAACAATTCTTTTAGCGTCAGATGTGCACTTCTATTTGCCAGGTATGGAATTCTCTTATTGCTTAATTAAACTGTTTGCTAATTACTATATATCTTTCTGGTAATATTTAAACGTGTGGAATGTATGTATATGTTGGATATCTCCAACTTgttattttttgtcttttggAAGAAAAGGTAGTGAAACAAGCTACCAGATTTGAGATTTCAGAACTTGAGACTGTCATGTGATGGGAAAAATAGATAGAAATAATGTATATACTCGTGTGATATGTTAGTTTTCCTTCACACCCcttaaaaaaatttaggtttcaTGCATTGCACAATGCACATATTTGAAATGCTTACACACATGTGTTTCCACTATACATTTTCTAGTTAGTGTGGTTTTTCATCGATGTGGGTGTGTGAGTGGAGAAACTAGCATATTACATCTCAATGCGGCACCTCTCATGAAAAAAGTGAACCTACCCACAAGTCGGTTCAACTTAGACCCACTTATGTGTGAGAGGTCTCGCAGACATACGTCAATTATGCTAGAACTTGTCATGTTAGTGGTACAACCTAATAAATCCCACATCGTTGCTGTCATGGCCACATTTCCCAGTCCATCAGCTGAAAAACGAAGCTCTGTCCATCGCTCCATAACCAAAAGGTGCAGTACTCCAGTTGGTTACCCAACAAAACCAGGCCATATGAGTGGTGCCTGCTCCCCTCTAGTTACAGACATGCAATTtgccacctttttttttttgtttgcattTAGCAACAGTCATGTACTCCTCACGTGACTAACATGTCTTCTTCACTACTGTCACATGGaccaactatttttttttttttttttttgtgaaattattCTATCATATAATTGTTAGTGTGAGCTCATGGGGCTCCAATAATGGATGGCCGTCTGTCCCATTTTCCATTTGATATTCAAGGCCATGACAAAACTGTCAACATATTTCAGTTCTTGTAGtgttttataaattatattatcGATCATCACAAGCACTTTCGGGTTACTTGGAAGGGTTCACCAACCCATGCGGATTAGGTTGTTAATCACTCTACTTTACTCTTAATATTATGTTAAACGACCAACATGCACTTATCTTGATGCAATTAGTTTAGGCGCTCACCAAACATTACTGTTTTTTAAACATATCTCGTATTtgtgagcggtaggtctcgggttcgagacttggaagcagcctctccataaatggaggtaaggctagccgacattcacctctcccagaccctgcgtaaagcgggagccttgtgcactgggtacgacctttatctCGTATTTGTGAGTAGTAAAGTTAGAGAAAAATGGTGTGCAGAAATCACTTCTCATGATGCttatgtaaattaattaaactatatattatatataaacatattcTTTGCCTCTAACTTGGATGTGTTCCTAGTAGTCATCACATGTCATAAAGTGTGGTATGTTGCAATACTTCCTCCATTGGTCACTATaagcttttccttttcttccctCCATTCACCTCTCAGTCACATGACATTTCAGGCACATCCTCACCAGCTTTTATTGCATATTAGGTTTCTTTCTTTAGCAGAATTGTCacatgtgagagagagagagagggagagagagagagggagagagagagagagagagagagagagagagagagagctcactTGCAGCTTCATCTCAAACAAACTTTCTCACTCAATAGTTGTACTTTGGAGAATTTAGGAGTCTGTGATCACATGACAAAATCTAGttggggttttgtttttttggtatAAGAATTGGTTTACAGTTTATAAAGCACTgcttttttctgggtttttggatCCCCTACTTAATTTTTTTGACCAGCTGAGTTAtacaatttataaattattgCGTCTTGTTCCCTTTCCTCCTTCATCGGCTTCATTGGGTTCTGCTCAGCTTTAATTTGTCCACCCCAATGAATATTTGACCCttagcctctctctctctctctctctctctctctctctcccccccacACACACTATTATAATGTTCACACTGGTCTGCGTTGGATTACAACACTGAGGCAGTTGGTTGGTTAACTGGGAAGGACAGATCGGGTGTAGAGATTACTTGTGTTGGGAAATTCTGTTGGGCTTTATATTTGTGTCTCTGTTTGTTTGGCTAAGAAGTTTGCGCTGGTTGTTGCAATGGGGAAGCTAAGTTTGGGCGGGGTGCTGGACAGGTTTTGTCTTTCTTCTGCTGGCTCAGGTTCTTGTTTCTGCATGAACTGGTCGGAACACCTAGATGAGTTCGAAAGAAGTCCGTTGGTAACCGGCGAAAAGGATCAGTTTCTAAAACTGAAGGATGTCGTTGCCGGAAAACAGACGTTGGCCTTTCAGTTGAAGCCCAAGGTATTATTCTCTCGTTTCATTCCTCTCACTGTTGGCCTCGTTTGGTGGCTAAGATTAGAATGATTTGGATAACTCAGTAGATTCAATGTTTGTTCGAAgaagattgattgattttctgttggcgaaaaaaaattatgcagaTGGTTATGCTAAGGGTTTCCATGCACTGTTATGGCTGTGCCAAAAAAGTTGAGAAGCATATCTCAAAGATGGAAGGTATAAATTATCTTGTTTGatacatgcatacatacatacgtacATACGTACATACGTACATACTTATTATCTTGTAACCAAATGCTGCTGATATATTTACAGGCGTAACTTCTTACAAAGTAGACTTGGAGAGCAAGATGGTGGTTGTGATTGGAGACGTTCTTCCTCTCGAAGTGCTAGAGAGCATCTCCAAGGTTAAAAGTGCTGAGATTTGGAACTCCTCATGATGAAATGAGGAACAAAATATAGGCACTATGATATAGTACACTTTTAAGTTCGGTCTATGTACCCGATAAATGCAATTGCAATCTCTTGTCGAATCATCCATCGTTTGGCATCTTAATTGTAAGATGGCACTGTATATATTATCATTGCCAGATTAACTTGGGTTTGAGAGTGTTATCTGACGTCAGAAATGAAAGTCTTGTAATAGTTATTTAGAGGGTGGTGTTTGAGAGACcatatatttaaattatattttgtaaactacATGATGTGATAAAGAATCTAGCCATCAACCACCACATCATATGATATATAAAATATGGGCTAAAAATATGATCCTCCTAACATTTTCCGTCATTCAAAAAACGGTATTCTCTTTATCTATTGAAAAAGAGTGAAACTAAGTAGACCAACTTTTTAAATGATCAATCCTAAGCCAAATCCTGttttatgaaaataaacaaGGGTTTCATAAACTGAGAATAAAAAAGAATAGGTGCAGAGACTCAGTGGAAGTTGTTCTAACAAATGGAGTTGGCTGCAAAAAATAATAGGTGCAGAGACTCAATGGAAGCTGTTCAAACAAATGGAGTTGGCTGCATTGTGTTAGTAAAGGAATCATTCCATCTAAACTTTGCAAATGATTGATGTgacaccaataagaaataagcatgcTAATCAATAATTAagcaataatttaattattaacaaCAACGTCAAATAGTTTacaaaatatagtttaaataaATGATTTCTCTAGCATTACCTATTGAAAAATTGGTAGGGAAACCACATCTAATAGAGTGGAACCTACTTGTATTGTGGACCCTATCTCTACTGGAGAGAGAGTTTAAATGCCATCTACAAAATGTAATCTCTCTAGAATCACCCTTATCTATTGTACGTGAATACCAAATATATGTGCTCTCATAGATCATTCGATCTCACACTAGTAATTTAAAAGATTTTGGGCATCTCTACCTATTGTCAAACGGTTTTGGGCATCTCTGCCTACCCAATTTAAGCTTTTAAATCTCTATCTATGTCCATCTCTTTTAACTACATTCTTtgatatcatatatatatatatcaaagatCGCATTCTTCTGAGACCAAAATAATGGGTGCAGAGATGAAGCTGGTCTCTTCagaccaaaacaaaaccaccaCCAAACAGGTCATAATCATGAAGGGTGGCCTTAGAACCATGCCTTTTATCATTTGTAAGCTCTCTTATCTGGCCAGATCATTCTCTGTGCAGGATGTTCATAAAGAACGGATATACGATTCATAGCCGGACTACCTTTGCGGTATCCCTAGTTTTGAGTATAACTTTACTTTTTGAGAGTCAACTTAAGGtttatgtgaattttttttgtgtgcagTAAAAGAGGCATTCGAAAAGGTTGCAAGCTATGGTCTTCATGCTCATATGATCTTGTACTTGGTATTTGGATATCACTTGGACGCCGCTACTGGAGCTGGTAACTTGTTCTTGTGGTCAGCCATGTTGAATTGTACGCCTAACATCGGAGCTTTTCTCTCCGATTCTCTCTGGGGTCTGTTTCATGTGATTTCTTTGGGAACAATCGTTAGCCTATTTGTAAGCAAAGTTTGCCCTAATTCTCCATGGAATTACGTTACGTTGTCAAATATGTTACGTgcacaaaaaaattaatcatgtgAAATTCACGAATCCGCTTGTAATCGATGAACCTCAACATGCTCCTGGACCTGGTTATGCCGCATAGGGAGGAAAGGGTGCCCGGAAGATGGAAGAGCCCAATTGAAGTGAAAAGATTACACGTTTGTATTGTTGATGTTTAAGCCTTGCAGCTGCCTTGTGTTTGTTGTGTTCTGTTTCATTGTAATTCAAAGTCTCTTTTCTCTTAGTTTTGAAATGTAAGGCTGAGATTAAATCAAAGCTAATAGGCTAAATGTATGTGTGTCTCATGGTATAACATCTCACTCATATGTGAGCATGTGAGATACACGTGAGTTTGTGTAATGGGAGAGGTAGTGCGCCTTCAAACGGCTATATCTTACCCCACTCTACGTTTGTAGCTTTTTAATCATTTTCAGTCATAGCTGAATGAAATCAAAAAATGCACAGagctcttcatcttcttcgcaTCTCCATTTTCGTTTTCGTTCTTGGTTGAAATCAAAATCTTATTGATTTCTTCTTGGTTTTGTGCTCTGCTGTTCCATAGAactctaacatggcctcagagcctagTTCATCGCTTTAATCTGGGCGTGAATCTGTGTTTTCTGGGTTCTTCAGTGAATCGCTGAAGAATCGAGtttcttaaatcttcaaatCGAAGatctgtgtctaacatggctGGATCAATGAGTTCTGAACTTCGTACTCCCATTTTCAATGGCGAGAACTATGAATTCTGGAATATCAGAATGCGAACCATTCTCAGGTCTCATGGACTTTGGGATCTTGTAGAGACTGGGTTTACTATCCCAGAGTCATCTACTGTGGTTGAGATAGCTGAtgaaaagaaggagaaggatgCAGCTACTCAAATGTCAACAAACGTTGCGGAGATCATAATGAAGGATGCTAAGGCCATTGGGTTGATTCAAGGAGCTGTGTCTGATCAGATTTTTCCCAGGATTTCTAATGAAGAAACCTCCAAAGGAGCTTGGGATATCCTACATCAAGAATTCAGAGGTGATAAACAGGTTAGAAATGTGAAATTACAAGGTTTACGCAGAGAGTTTGAGTATACTAGGATGAGAGATGATGAATCTTTGTCTGCATATCTTACTAAACTGTTTGACATCATGAATCAAATGAGGAGTTATGGTGAAGAACTATCTAGGGAGAGGGTTGTTAAAAAATTACTTATAAGCTTGCCTAGAAGTTATGACTCTATCTGTGCTGTGATTGAACACTCAAAGGATATTGAAACACTTGAAATCCAAGAAGTGGTTGCTTCTCTGAAGGGTTATGAACAAAGGCTTGATATGCATACTAATCACTCTACTGAAAAGGCATTTGCTAGTCTAAATGTTGTGTCTAAGTTTCAAAAACCCAGTGGGTTCTCTGGTACACAGAAATCAAGGAAAAGTTGGAAGAACAAAGGGAAAAAGTGGGATACTAAGCCTAATTTTATCTCTAAGCAGAATAATTCTCATGATTCGAACAAAACAGCTTGCAAACACTGTGATAAACTGCACTATGGAAAGTGCTGGTTTGAAGGAAAACCTAAATGCACAAATTGCAATAAATTTGGTCATGAAGTCAGAAACTGTAATGGGAACAAAGTGGTGCAGAAGGCTAACTATGCAAATCAGGTTGATGATATGGGAACATTATTTTTTGCTTGCAACTCTGTGTCTCAGGTGAAGGTCAATAACACTTGGTATATTGACAGTGGTTGTAGCAACCACATGACAGGAAATGAAAGCTTGATGGTGAATGTGAGTAGAAATCTGAATGCAAAAGTAAAAATGGGAACTGGTGAAGTTGTGAGTGTAGCAGGAATAGGCACACTAGTCATTGAAACCAAGATGGGAAGAAAGCACATACAAGAAGTAATGCTAGCGCCTGGTTTGTGGGGCAAATGTTGGAACATGGTTACTATCTGCTATTTGGTGATAATGCAGTTTGTATCTTTGATAGCTGGAACTTGAATGGACTGGTTGCTAAGGTTCAAATGACTAGCAACAGATGTTTTCCTTTAACAATGATGCATGCCACATCACTAGCATTAAAAGCTAGTGTATCTCATTGCATTCAGATTTGGCACAAGAGGTTAGGGCACTTAAACACAAGGAGTTTGCTGCAACTCAGGGAGCAAGAAATGGTTCATGGGCTACCTCACTTGGAAAATTCCAAGAATGTCTGTGAAGGATGTATGCTTGGTAAGCAACATAGAGATGAGTTTCCAAGAGAATCTGCTTGGAGAGCTAAATTCCCACTTGAATTGATACATACTTATATCTGTGGTCCAATGCAAATTGCCTCAAATGCTGGAAACAAGTACTTCATTCTGTTCACCGATGATTGTACGAGAATGACATGGGTCTACTTTCTGAGGTACAAATCTGAGGCATTGGAGTATTTCAAAAGGTTCAAAGCAATGACAGAATTGCAGTGTGGGTACAAAATCAAGTATCTAAGAAGTGATAGAGGTGGTGAGTTCTTGTCTTCTGAATTCAGTGACTATTGCAATGTTTCTGGGATTCAAAGACAACTAACCATGTCATACACACCACAACAGAATGGTGTGTCAGAAAGAAAGAATAGAACTGTGGTGGAGATGGCAAAAACTATGTTACATGAAAAGGGCATGCCATACCAGTTTTGGGCAGAAGCTGTGCACACTGCAGTGTATCTCCTCAACAGATGTCCCACTAAGGCTTTGGATAAAAAGACTCATTTTGAATCCTATAGTGGAAGAAAACCTGGAATTGCACACTTGAAGATTTTTGGGTCAGTATGCTATGTTCATGTTCCCATGAATTTAAGACACAAACTTGAGTGCAACAGTCACAAATGCGTGTTTGTGGGTTATGGAACCAGTGAGAAAGGATACAGATTATTTGATCCTATCACTAGTAAGATTATATTGTCTAGAGATGTAGTATTTGATGAGAGTGCTAGATGGGATTGGGATGACAGCTCTGGAAAACAGTCCAGTGTATCGATCACTACTGATATGGCAGAATCTAATCTAACTCAAGTGTCAAATGTTCAAGATGGCAGTGTATTTCCTGAGGTTATTTCTGATACTTCACTAGATGATTTGAATACTAATGCTGATGATCCAAGCTCAAACATTGATCTATCACAGAGTTATGATTCTACTCCAAAGAAATGGAGATCCTTAAATGAAGTCATTGCACAGTGTAATGTATGCATTATGGAACCCGAGAATTATGAAGAGGCTGCCATAGATTTGTCTTGGATGAAAGCTATGCAAGCTGAGCTAGACATGATTGAGAGGAATAATACATGGATGCTGGTAGATAGACCATCTAGCAAACCTGTGATAAGTGTGAAGTGGGTATACAAAACAAAACTGAACCTTGATGGAAGCATTCAGAAAAACAAAGCTAGACTGGTTGCAAAAGGTTATTCACAGAAGCCAGGCATTGACTTTAATGAGACCTTTGCACCAGTTGCTAGGCTTGACACCATAAGGACTTTGATTGCACTTGCAGCTCAGAAAGAATGGCAACTATTCCAGTTAGATGTAAAATCTGCATTCCTTAATGGTGTACTCAAAGAGGAAGTTTATGTTGATCAGCCTCAAGGATTTGTCATACAAGGCAAGGAGGATAAAGTGTATAAGTTAAGTAAGGCAttatatggtcttaaacaagctccaagagcttggtatgatgAAATTGATTCTTACTTCACCAAGGCAGGTTTTAAAAGAAGTCCTAATGAAGCCACCTTATATACTAAGGTTGAAAAGTCAGGGATTCTCATAGTTTCtgtctatgttgatgatattgtgTACACTGGAAGTAGTGACACAATGCTTGACAGATTTAAAAACGACATGATGCAGCATTATGAGATGACTGATTTGAGATTCTACATCATTTTCTTGGTATGGGAATTGTTCAAACCAAGAAAAGCATCTTCATACATCAGAAGAAATATGCAATGAAACTGCTGGAGAAATTTGGACTACAAGGTTGTAAGTCTGTGGTAACACCACTGGCAGCAAATGAAAGGTTATGCAAGAATGATGGGAGTGAAGCTGCAGATGAGTCTGAATACAGGAAATTGGTGGGAAGTATTCTGTATCTTACTgctactagaccagatataatGTTTGGTACTAGTCTCTTGGCAAGATTCATGCATGGTCCAACTAAGAAACATATGGGAACAGCAAGAAGAGTACT
This is a stretch of genomic DNA from Malus domestica chromosome 02, GDT2T_hap1. It encodes these proteins:
- the LOC103418025 gene encoding protein SODIUM POTASSIUM ROOT DEFECTIVE 2-like isoform X2; its protein translation is MGKLSLGGVLDRFCLSSAGSGSCFCMNWSEHLDEFERSPLVTGEKDQFLKLKDVVAGKQTLAFQLKPKMVMLRVSMHCYGCAKKVEKHISKMEGVTSYKVDLESKMVVVIGDVLPLEVLESISKVKSAEIWNSS
- the LOC103418025 gene encoding protein SODIUM POTASSIUM ROOT DEFECTIVE 2-like isoform X1 — its product is MEVRLADIHLSQTLRKAGALCTGFCLSSAGSGSCFCMNWSEHLDEFERSPLVTGEKDQFLKLKDVVAGKQTLAFQLKPKMVMLRVSMHCYGCAKKVEKHISKMEGVTSYKVDLESKMVVVIGDVLPLEVLESISKVKSAEIWNSS